A genome region from Symbiobacterium terraclitae includes the following:
- a CDS encoding ABC transporter ATP-binding protein, with translation MGGLRTNDQVGSAQPVTLEHVSKSFGGGVLTVRDVNLTIGGGEFFTLLGPSGCGKTTTLRMIAGFYYPTSGRILFGDRDVTYVPPNDRNIGMVFQNYALFPHMTVFENVAFGLRVRKVAGEEIRRRVAEALAQVRLEGMEQRRIDQLSGGQQQRVALARALVIRPALLLLDEPLSNLDAKLRDETRTEIRRLQTESSITAVYVTHDQAEAMAISDRIAVMEGGVVHQVGSPQDIYHRPATRFVATFIGKSNLLEGKLVAADGGTGTVELPGSGRIQVDLSRRNPQVSTAVGSPVVLTVRPEGMQVVPEPGGPNVLSGRVLAAEFSGAYTEYVVAAGEARLIASVADRYGEVRRQGDPIHLYIPPERVYLVE, from the coding sequence ATGGGCGGGCTCCGGACCAACGACCAGGTGGGCAGCGCGCAGCCGGTCACCCTTGAACACGTATCGAAGAGCTTCGGCGGCGGCGTGCTCACCGTGCGCGACGTGAACCTCACCATCGGCGGCGGCGAGTTCTTCACGCTGCTGGGGCCGTCGGGCTGCGGCAAGACCACGACCCTCAGGATGATCGCCGGCTTCTACTATCCGACGTCCGGCCGCATCCTCTTCGGCGACCGCGACGTGACCTACGTGCCGCCCAACGACCGCAACATCGGCATGGTCTTCCAGAACTACGCCCTGTTCCCGCACATGACCGTGTTCGAGAACGTCGCCTTCGGCCTGCGCGTGCGCAAGGTCGCCGGCGAGGAGATCCGGCGCCGGGTGGCCGAGGCCCTGGCGCAGGTACGGCTCGAGGGCATGGAGCAGCGCCGCATCGACCAGCTCTCCGGCGGGCAGCAGCAGCGCGTGGCCCTGGCCCGCGCACTGGTGATCCGGCCCGCCCTGCTCCTGCTGGACGAGCCGCTCTCCAACCTCGACGCGAAGCTGCGCGACGAGACCCGCACCGAGATCCGCCGGCTCCAGACCGAATCCAGCATCACCGCCGTCTACGTCACCCACGACCAGGCGGAGGCGATGGCCATCTCCGACCGCATCGCCGTCATGGAGGGCGGCGTGGTCCACCAGGTGGGCAGCCCGCAGGACATCTACCACCGGCCGGCCACCCGGTTCGTGGCCACGTTCATCGGCAAGTCCAACCTGCTGGAGGGCAAGCTCGTGGCCGCGGACGGCGGCACCGGAACGGTGGAGCTGCCCGGCAGCGGCCGCATCCAGGTGGACCTCTCCCGGCGGAACCCGCAGGTCTCCACGGCGGTGGGCAGCCCGGTGGTGCTGACGGTCCGGCCCGAGGGCATGCAGGTGGTCCCGGAGCCCGGCGGGCCCAACGTGCTCTCCGGCCGGGTCCTGGCGGCTGAGTTCAGCGGCGCCTACACCGAGTACGTGGTCGCCGCCGGCGAGGCCCGCCTCATCGCCTCGGTGGCCGACCGCTACGGCGAGGTGCGCCGGCAGGGCGATCCCATTCACCTGTACATCCCGCCCGAGCGAGTCTACCTGGTGGAGTGA
- a CDS encoding ROK family transcriptional regulator — MHRPANARLMKQLNRQSVLAAVRDRGPISRAELAALTGLSQPAVTAIVRDLLELGLVEEKGLGQSSGGRPPIMLLFNPAARFVIAACLEGERLWGGVADLSGALQAEEEVALPADGVHDPARALGDFLEGLVSRSGMDPQRLAAIAVGVPGIVHRRGTVSHAPSLGWWQEVPLRAVLHERFAVPVVVENDVNLMALGEYFQGAGQGVVNLALMHVSDGIGAGILIDGTLFRGAGDAAGEVGYLPLGPAGPRRPDDYGMFEQHYSARSLYRRIQLAGLGAGLDERRPIRQLRELAAREVPQARQLLDDALRHWSYAVASIACILNPELVLLAGDAVDCGEDGLAFVQRTVAELVPMAPEIRFASLGSRAALVGAVASALSLADENAYGITADQ, encoded by the coding sequence ATGCACAGACCCGCCAACGCCCGCCTGATGAAGCAGCTCAACCGCCAGTCAGTCCTTGCCGCCGTGCGCGACCGCGGCCCGATCTCCCGGGCGGAGCTGGCCGCGCTGACCGGCCTCAGCCAGCCCGCCGTGACGGCCATCGTGCGTGACCTCCTGGAGCTGGGCCTCGTGGAGGAGAAGGGCCTGGGACAGTCCTCGGGCGGCCGGCCGCCGATCATGCTCCTCTTCAACCCCGCCGCCCGCTTCGTCATCGCCGCCTGCCTCGAGGGCGAGCGGCTCTGGGGCGGGGTGGCCGACCTCAGCGGCGCCCTGCAGGCGGAGGAGGAGGTCGCGCTGCCCGCGGACGGCGTCCACGACCCGGCCAGGGCGCTGGGCGACTTCCTGGAGGGGCTCGTCTCCCGCAGCGGCATGGACCCGCAGCGGCTGGCCGCCATCGCAGTGGGCGTCCCGGGCATCGTCCACCGGCGGGGAACCGTGAGCCACGCCCCGTCGCTGGGGTGGTGGCAGGAGGTCCCGCTGCGGGCCGTGCTGCACGAGCGGTTCGCGGTTCCCGTGGTCGTGGAGAACGACGTCAACCTCATGGCGTTGGGCGAGTACTTCCAGGGCGCAGGACAGGGAGTCGTCAACCTGGCCCTGATGCACGTCAGCGACGGCATCGGCGCCGGCATCCTCATCGACGGCACGCTCTTCCGCGGGGCCGGCGACGCCGCCGGCGAGGTGGGCTACCTGCCCCTCGGTCCGGCCGGACCCCGCCGGCCCGACGACTACGGCATGTTCGAACAGCACTACTCCGCCCGGTCGCTCTACCGCCGCATCCAGCTCGCCGGCCTCGGCGCGGGGCTGGACGAGCGCCGGCCGATCCGGCAGCTCAGGGAGCTGGCAGCCCGGGAGGTCCCGCAGGCCCGGCAGCTGCTCGACGATGCCCTACGCCACTGGTCCTACGCCGTGGCGTCCATCGCCTGCATCCTCAACCCCGAGCTGGTGCTGCTGGCGGGGGACGCGGTGGACTGCGGCGAGGACGGGCTGGCGTTCGTGCAGCGGACGGTGGCCGAGCTGGTGCCGATGGCCCCGGAGATTCGCTTCGCTTCGCTGGGCAGCCGCGCCGCCCTGGTGGGCGCCGTCGCCAGCGCACTCAGCCTCGCCGACGAGAACGCATACGGCATCACCGCAGACCAGTGA
- a CDS encoding PLP-dependent aminotransferase family protein: MFELDRSSPTPLYQQLRDQVRQRILSGALPPGTKLPPERTLAVRLGVNRTTVVNAYRELAAEGLVEGRVGHGTVVLRLPEEAAPGAVRPMRWAGPTEAEEPLMADISAIVRRPGAVSFAHGEMSPELYPTGALRELAGRVLEDGTALGYGPIAGYGPLREAIAAELGVTPEHVLILAGSQIALYLISRVLLQPGDTVLVEMPSYVNSLGIFDAAGVRVVPVPVDRDGLVVDGLDELMLRYQPKLLFTLPTYHNPLGVTLTLERRRRLIQLAARHQLGIVEDDPYGRLHFTAHPVPTLKSLDPGDYVIYISSFSKSVSPALRLAWIVAAPPVVERIARARGNLDFRAALLNQRLMEAFLREGRMAEHLAALRPVLKARRDALLEALQAHMPEGVTWYVPEGGYHVWCTLPRPLTARRLLVEAGREGVAFMPGDYYGAGQLARRGFRLNFSYPRPEQIGPGVQRLARAVERLMREEAAAGGEPGAFSGPVV; the protein is encoded by the coding sequence GTGTTCGAACTGGACCGGTCCAGTCCCACGCCCCTTTACCAGCAGCTGCGCGATCAGGTGCGGCAGCGCATCCTTTCCGGCGCCCTGCCCCCCGGCACCAAGCTGCCGCCGGAGCGTACCCTCGCCGTCCGGCTGGGGGTGAACCGGACCACGGTGGTCAACGCCTACCGGGAGCTGGCGGCCGAGGGCCTGGTGGAGGGGCGGGTCGGGCACGGTACGGTGGTGCTGCGCCTGCCCGAGGAGGCGGCCCCGGGAGCGGTCCGTCCGATGCGCTGGGCAGGGCCCACTGAGGCGGAGGAGCCGCTGATGGCGGATATCAGCGCCATCGTCCGGCGGCCGGGCGCGGTCTCTTTCGCCCACGGCGAAATGTCGCCGGAGCTCTACCCGACCGGCGCCCTGCGGGAGCTGGCGGGCCGCGTCCTGGAAGACGGCACCGCCCTGGGCTACGGCCCCATCGCCGGGTACGGGCCGCTGCGGGAGGCCATTGCCGCCGAGCTGGGCGTCACCCCTGAGCACGTGCTGATCCTGGCGGGTTCCCAGATCGCCCTCTACCTCATCAGCCGCGTGCTGCTGCAGCCCGGGGACACCGTCCTGGTCGAGATGCCCTCCTACGTCAACAGCCTGGGCATCTTCGACGCGGCGGGCGTGCGGGTGGTGCCGGTGCCCGTCGACCGGGACGGCCTGGTGGTGGACGGCCTGGACGAGCTGATGCTCCGGTACCAGCCCAAGCTGCTCTTCACCCTGCCGACCTACCACAACCCGCTCGGCGTCACCCTGACCCTGGAGCGCCGGCGGCGGCTGATCCAGCTGGCCGCGCGCCACCAGCTGGGCATCGTCGAGGACGACCCGTACGGCCGGCTGCACTTCACCGCGCACCCGGTGCCCACGCTGAAGTCGCTGGACCCGGGGGACTACGTGATCTACATCAGCAGCTTCAGCAAGTCCGTCAGCCCTGCTCTGCGGCTGGCCTGGATCGTGGCCGCGCCCCCGGTGGTGGAGCGCATCGCCCGCGCCCGGGGCAACCTGGACTTCCGCGCTGCCCTGCTCAACCAGCGGCTGATGGAGGCCTTCCTGCGGGAGGGGCGCATGGCCGAGCACCTGGCCGCGCTCCGGCCGGTGCTGAAGGCCCGGCGCGACGCCCTGCTGGAGGCGCTGCAGGCCCACATGCCGGAGGGGGTCACCTGGTACGTCCCCGAGGGCGGGTACCACGTGTGGTGCACCCTGCCCCGGCCCCTCACCGCCCGCAGGCTGCTGGTCGAGGCCGGGCGGGAGGGCGTCGCCTTCATGCCGGGCGACTACTACGGGGCGGGCCAGCTGGCGCGCAGGGGTTTCCGGCTCAACTTCTCGTACCCGCGTCCGGAGCAGATCGGACCCGGCGTCCAGCGGCTCGCCCGGGCGGTGGAGCGGCTCATGCGGGAGGAGGCGGCAGCGGGCGGCGAGCCCGGGGCCTTCAGCGGGCCAGTGGTGTAG
- a CDS encoding 2Fe-2S iron-sulfur cluster-binding protein, with translation MPETKYGTRIYLGVLADADGAGNAAVRVYQDFLGRLRRAAPAVRDLRLELEQPAPRKEDPGVFECWATLKAVVPHDLCRPGAANHKDAWRAILREEFQVACMQNHALVHHTSSRVEITREIFPHEELPEAPKAPAEEKPKEMIKVRVLLGGQEYNVEIPKDENLLDGVNDKGVAVKWDCKNGVCDTCQIRVLKGMENLSPVNDNEREMLGDKVEKGYRLCCQVIAHGPCEIEQ, from the coding sequence TTGCCTGAGACCAAGTATGGAACGCGCATCTACCTGGGAGTGCTCGCGGATGCCGACGGCGCGGGGAACGCTGCGGTGCGGGTCTACCAGGACTTCCTGGGCCGCCTGCGCAGGGCGGCTCCGGCGGTCCGCGACCTGCGGCTGGAGCTGGAGCAGCCGGCGCCGCGCAAGGAGGACCCGGGTGTGTTCGAGTGCTGGGCGACGCTGAAGGCGGTCGTGCCCCACGACCTGTGCCGTCCGGGAGCCGCCAACCACAAGGATGCCTGGCGCGCCATCCTGCGGGAGGAATTCCAGGTGGCCTGTATGCAGAACCATGCCCTGGTGCACCACACCTCCAGCCGGGTGGAGATCACCCGCGAGATCTTCCCCCACGAGGAGCTGCCTGAGGCCCCCAAGGCGCCCGCGGAGGAGAAGCCCAAGGAGATGATCAAGGTCCGCGTGCTCCTGGGGGGTCAGGAGTACAACGTGGAGATCCCCAAGGACGAGAACCTGCTGGACGGCGTGAACGACAAGGGCGTCGCCGTCAAGTGGGACTGCAAGAACGGCGTGTGCGACACCTGCCAGATCCGGGTGCTCAAGGGCATGGAGAACCTGAGCCCCGTCAACGACAACGAGCGGGAGATGCTGGGCGACAAGGTGGAAAAGGGCTACCGGCTCTGCTGCCAGGTCATCGCCCACGGCCCCTGCGAGATTGAACAGTAA
- a CDS encoding DUF2797 domain-containing protein yields the protein MYTGMIRDLLARIEDGMVTYSLLLDEQEIPLNPLIGQRIALRFTGERRCIYCGRKVSKLFNHGSCWPCFQRLAVNDLCQVKPSLCHYETCREPEWGDTHCMIPTFVYLAKSSDIKVGITRRLPGRWLDQGAVEAVPIARVPNRKMAGDLELHLTQYLPDKTNWRKMLQGEVVETDLLEVRRRVLELIPDAFRPYVLPDEEVCRITYPLEQPPAKIVSHDLEKGGAAGVLLGIKGSYLVLDNGVLNVPKFAGYHISLESGDAAGAGHASSAAAGEETGARPGSAKSRSKPATGAAAESKP from the coding sequence ATGTACACGGGCATGATCCGCGACCTGCTGGCCCGCATCGAAGACGGCATGGTGACCTACAGCCTGCTGCTGGACGAGCAGGAGATCCCCCTCAACCCGCTGATCGGCCAGCGGATCGCGCTCCGCTTCACCGGCGAGCGCCGCTGCATCTACTGCGGCCGCAAGGTGAGCAAGCTGTTCAACCACGGCTCCTGCTGGCCCTGCTTCCAGCGGCTGGCCGTCAACGACCTCTGCCAGGTGAAACCCTCGCTCTGCCACTACGAGACCTGCCGGGAACCCGAGTGGGGCGACACCCACTGCATGATCCCGACCTTCGTCTACCTGGCGAAGTCCAGCGACATCAAGGTCGGCATCACCCGCCGCCTGCCCGGCCGCTGGCTGGACCAGGGCGCGGTGGAGGCGGTGCCCATCGCCCGCGTGCCCAACCGCAAGATGGCGGGAGACCTGGAGCTTCACCTGACGCAGTACCTGCCGGACAAGACCAACTGGCGCAAGATGCTGCAGGGCGAGGTGGTCGAGACCGACCTCCTGGAGGTGCGGCGGCGCGTGCTCGAACTCATTCCGGATGCGTTCCGGCCGTACGTGCTGCCCGACGAGGAGGTCTGCCGCATCACCTACCCGCTGGAGCAGCCGCCGGCGAAGATTGTGAGCCACGACCTGGAGAAGGGCGGCGCGGCGGGCGTGCTGCTGGGCATCAAGGGGAGCTACCTGGTGCTGGACAACGGCGTGCTGAACGTGCCCAAGTTCGCCGGGTACCACATCTCCCTGGAGTCCGGGGACGCGGCCGGAGCCGGGCACGCCTCTTCGGCCGCGGCCGGGGAGGAGACCGGGGCCAGGCCCGGATCCGCGAAGTCGCGGTCGAAGCCTGCGACCGGAGCCGCCGCCGAGTCGAAGCCCTAA
- a CDS encoding GNAT family N-acetyltransferase: MDPYLPPAAFAPNIAARELILVEQGEQAIGYLRLAYIWGKIPYIGLIWLEPAHRGQGIGTDVLEFVEAYLREQGFRGERARAAGVAPGRRLPRVRHHRRDQRRRHRRGPRRARLRPARAKRRMCVLHMRLRVFEPS; encoded by the coding sequence ATGGACCCATACCTCCCGCCGGCGGCGTTTGCGCCCAACATCGCGGCCCGGGAGCTGATCCTGGTCGAGCAGGGTGAGCAGGCCATCGGGTACCTGCGGCTGGCGTACATCTGGGGGAAGATCCCCTACATCGGGCTGATCTGGCTGGAGCCCGCCCACCGCGGCCAGGGCATCGGAACCGACGTCCTGGAGTTCGTCGAGGCCTACCTCCGGGAGCAGGGCTTCCGAGGTGAACGAGCCCGAGCCGCAGGCGTGGCACCGGGCCGTCGGCTTCCGCGAGTGCGGCATCATCGCCGGGATCAACGACGGCGGCATCGGCGAGGTCCACGGCGTGCCCGACTTCGGCCGGCTAGAGCCAAGAGGCGCATGTGCGTGCTGCACATGCGCCTCCGCGTGTTCGAACCGTCCTAG
- a CDS encoding vitamin B12-dependent ribonucleotide reductase yields MELTHIAKTVMEKRYLRLKEDGSKETPEEMLRRVAGVIAGVEAQYGASKKEVRAIEEAFYGLMDRQDFMPNSPTFTGAGTALGQLSACFVLPVGDSLVEIYETMKHAALIHQTGGGTGFAFSRLRPAGDKVRSSQGVASGPVSFLRVYNASTEAIKQGGTRRGANMGILRVDHPDILDFIESKADTTQITNFNISVGITDAFMAALEQGTDYELINPRNGEVTGKLSAKLVWDKLVENAWKTGEPGVIFIDRMNRRNPNNHVEVIEATNPCGEQPLPPYGSCNLGSINLANFVKNPYTAQAEVDWERLGQVARMATRFLDNVIDANKYPLPQIAEKARRDRRIGLGIMGWAEMLVQMGLAYDSDEAVALGNQVMTFIKQKAVEESMALAEARGAYPEWEGSQWHKAGLKVRNATMTTVAPTGTISLFAARPDLPCSGGIEPKFALVFTRNQAGAVMLDVDGQFATIAKREGWYSEELMQQVAERGTARGVAGVPERWQQVFATSHDISPEWHVRMQAAFQGADGLPVDRQPVDAAVSKTINFPHHASVEDVAKSYALAWQLGLKGITVYRDGSRASQVLTTGDKTKEKKEEAAAPAPAPALQGPTLRPRPTEAVGKMFVVPTHFGKMTLDVHMDDEGEPFEIIVNVGAVGSDLMADAVGMGMLVSKMLRLRSDVPVRERIEIVIDTLKNIGGSGSYGFGPNRITSLASAIAKGLQKFLAWKDANGKLCQETAATVEHHQPQMIGAEVDHPVDPCPECGSFALAIGEGCATCHNCGYSKCS; encoded by the coding sequence TTGGAACTGACCCATATTGCGAAGACCGTAATGGAGAAGCGGTACCTGAGGCTCAAGGAGGACGGCAGCAAGGAGACGCCCGAGGAGATGCTGCGCCGGGTGGCCGGCGTGATCGCAGGCGTCGAGGCGCAGTACGGCGCCAGCAAGAAGGAGGTCCGCGCGATCGAGGAGGCCTTCTACGGCCTGATGGACCGCCAGGACTTCATGCCCAACAGCCCGACCTTCACCGGCGCCGGGACGGCGCTGGGCCAGCTGTCGGCCTGCTTCGTGCTCCCGGTGGGGGACTCCCTGGTGGAGATCTACGAGACCATGAAGCACGCTGCCCTCATCCACCAGACGGGCGGCGGCACGGGCTTCGCCTTCTCCCGCCTGCGCCCGGCCGGCGACAAGGTGCGCTCGAGCCAGGGCGTGGCCTCAGGCCCTGTCTCCTTCCTGCGGGTGTACAACGCGTCCACGGAGGCCATCAAGCAGGGCGGTACGCGGCGCGGGGCCAACATGGGCATCCTGCGGGTTGACCACCCCGACATCCTGGACTTCATTGAATCAAAAGCCGACACGACGCAGATTACGAACTTCAACATCTCGGTGGGCATCACCGACGCCTTCATGGCCGCGCTGGAGCAGGGGACCGACTACGAGCTGATCAACCCGCGCAACGGCGAGGTGACCGGCAAGCTTTCGGCCAAGCTGGTCTGGGACAAGCTGGTGGAGAACGCCTGGAAGACGGGCGAGCCGGGCGTGATCTTCATCGACCGGATGAACCGGCGCAATCCCAACAACCACGTGGAGGTCATCGAGGCGACCAACCCGTGCGGCGAGCAGCCGCTGCCGCCTTACGGCTCCTGCAACCTGGGCTCCATCAACCTGGCCAACTTCGTGAAGAACCCGTACACCGCGCAGGCCGAGGTGGACTGGGAGCGGCTGGGCCAGGTGGCCCGCATGGCCACCCGGTTCCTGGACAACGTGATCGACGCCAACAAGTACCCCCTGCCCCAGATCGCCGAGAAGGCCCGGCGCGACCGGCGCATCGGCCTGGGCATCATGGGCTGGGCGGAGATGCTCGTCCAGATGGGCCTGGCCTACGACTCCGACGAGGCGGTGGCCCTGGGCAACCAGGTGATGACCTTCATCAAGCAGAAGGCCGTCGAGGAGTCGATGGCCCTGGCCGAGGCCCGCGGCGCCTACCCCGAGTGGGAGGGCAGCCAGTGGCACAAGGCGGGGCTCAAGGTGCGCAACGCCACGATGACGACCGTGGCGCCCACCGGCACGATCTCGCTGTTTGCCGCCAGGCCTGACCTGCCCTGCTCCGGCGGCATCGAGCCCAAGTTCGCGCTGGTGTTCACCCGCAACCAGGCCGGCGCCGTGATGCTGGACGTGGACGGCCAGTTCGCCACCATCGCGAAGCGGGAGGGCTGGTACTCGGAGGAGCTGATGCAGCAGGTGGCCGAGCGCGGCACGGCCCGGGGCGTCGCCGGGGTGCCCGAGCGGTGGCAGCAGGTCTTCGCCACCTCCCACGACATCTCCCCCGAGTGGCACGTGCGCATGCAGGCGGCCTTCCAGGGTGCGGACGGCCTGCCGGTGGACCGGCAGCCTGTGGACGCAGCCGTTTCCAAGACCATCAACTTCCCGCACCACGCCTCGGTGGAGGACGTGGCCAAGTCCTACGCCCTGGCCTGGCAGCTGGGCCTGAAGGGCATCACGGTCTACCGCGACGGCTCCCGGGCCTCCCAGGTGCTGACCACCGGCGACAAGACGAAGGAGAAGAAGGAGGAGGCCGCGGCCCCGGCGCCCGCGCCGGCGCTGCAGGGCCCCACGCTCCGGCCCCGGCCCACGGAGGCGGTGGGCAAGATGTTCGTCGTGCCCACGCACTTCGGCAAGATGACGCTGGACGTGCACATGGACGATGAGGGCGAGCCCTTCGAGATCATCGTGAACGTGGGCGCCGTGGGCTCCGACCTGATGGCCGACGCCGTCGGCATGGGCATGCTGGTCTCCAAGATGCTCCGCCTGCGCTCGGACGTGCCGGTCCGGGAGCGCATCGAGATCGTGATCGACACCCTGAAGAACATCGGCGGCTCCGGCTCCTACGGCTTCGGCCCCAACCGCATCACCTCGCTGGCCTCCGCCATCGCCAAGGGCCTGCAGAAGTTCCTGGCGTGGAAGGACGCCAACGGCAAGCTCTGCCAGGAGACCGCCGCCACCGTGGAGCACCATCAGCCGCAGATGATCGGCGCGGAGGTGGATCACCCGGTGGACCCGTGCCCCGAGTGCGGCTCCTTCGCCCTGGCCATCGGGGAGGGCTGCGCCACCTGCCACAACTGCGGGTACTCGAAGTGCAGCTAG
- the nrdR gene encoding transcriptional regulator NrdR, with protein sequence MKCPFCGAESRVVESRHAPDEEAIRRRRECTSCGRRFSTMERVEAPPLIVVKKDGRREQFNRDKLLGGILKACEKRPVPLEAIEKLVDDIERDLRSALDREVPSVEIGERVMNALRAIDGVAYVRFASVYREFKDLNEFREQLEQLLRAH encoded by the coding sequence ATGAAGTGTCCCTTCTGCGGTGCCGAGTCCCGCGTGGTGGAGTCGCGGCACGCCCCGGACGAGGAGGCGATACGCCGGCGCCGGGAATGCACCTCCTGCGGACGTCGCTTCAGCACGATGGAGCGGGTGGAGGCTCCGCCGTTGATCGTCGTGAAGAAGGACGGCCGTCGGGAGCAGTTCAACCGCGACAAGCTCTTGGGCGGGATTCTCAAGGCCTGCGAAAAGCGGCCGGTGCCACTGGAGGCGATCGAGAAGCTGGTTGACGACATCGAGCGGGACCTGCGCTCCGCGCTGGACCGGGAGGTCCCGTCCGTGGAGATCGGTGAGCGGGTGATGAATGCGCTGCGCGCGATCGACGGCGTTGCGTACGTCCGCTTCGCGTCCGTATACCGCGAGTTCAAGGACCTGAACGAGTTTCGTGAGCAGCTCGAGCAGCTGCTCAGGGCCCACTAA
- a CDS encoding SIR2 family NAD-dependent protein deacylase: MEQVRELAHALKKAQHAVVLTGAGASTESGLPDFRSKTGLWKGIDPVSLISLSALRRRPVEFYQFYRMRFSHLWGARPNPVHRVLAALQEEGMVKRLITQNVDGLHQAAGSPDVIELHGSLRECSCLTCGRTFPSRLIDVDVKTAADIPRCPECGGMLKPGVVLFEEPLPPDAIETAFDEARRADLFLVIGSSLEVGPANQLPLLAVQSGADLAILNLTPTYLDGHARWVIREKAGQVLTAVASELGILPRVENRRTEDLG; the protein is encoded by the coding sequence ATGGAACAGGTTCGCGAGCTGGCTCATGCGCTGAAGAAGGCGCAGCACGCCGTGGTGCTGACGGGCGCCGGCGCCTCCACCGAGTCCGGGCTGCCGGACTTCCGTTCGAAGACCGGGCTCTGGAAGGGCATCGACCCGGTCTCCCTGATCTCGCTCAGCGCGCTGCGGCGGAGGCCGGTGGAGTTCTACCAGTTCTACCGCATGCGCTTCTCGCACCTCTGGGGCGCCAGGCCTAACCCCGTTCACCGCGTACTGGCCGCGCTGCAGGAGGAGGGGATGGTGAAGCGCCTGATCACCCAGAACGTGGACGGGCTGCACCAGGCGGCCGGCTCCCCCGACGTGATCGAGCTGCACGGCTCGCTGCGGGAGTGCTCCTGCCTGACCTGCGGGCGCACCTTCCCCAGCCGGCTGATCGACGTCGACGTGAAGACCGCGGCCGACATCCCGCGCTGTCCGGAGTGCGGCGGGATGCTGAAGCCCGGCGTCGTCCTCTTCGAGGAGCCCCTCCCCCCCGATGCGATCGAGACGGCCTTCGACGAGGCGCGGCGGGCCGACCTCTTCCTGGTGATCGGCTCCTCGCTGGAGGTGGGACCGGCGAACCAGCTTCCCCTGCTGGCTGTGCAGTCCGGGGCGGATCTGGCCATCCTCAACCTCACCCCGACGTACCTCGACGGCCACGCCCGCTGGGTGATCCGGGAGAAGGCGGGCCAGGTGCTGACCGCGGTCGCGTCTGAACTCGGCATTCTGCCTCGGGTCGAAAATCGACGCACGGAAGACCTAGGGTGA
- a CDS encoding methyl-accepting chemotaxis protein, producing the protein MFWRAWISSLITGAVVASSLWAPSLPGRLALWGAGLLVSVAGGLWVGFSHRASLSAATAAGAEAAAAAAESAAAAEAPGAAAAGSAPADADSGKSAARTGAPAWPPGTASDEPAIAALGELAAQAVRTQEAVQEIQRLTGRVNDLLRRLFEATHAQLEDLGRTQGLARQVVAVFAEMTEAARAAGEEATRYRQAAEGVQQALVRIGEGMAGIRAAADASARVIRELDMQSGEIGSIVKLIQTVADQTNLLSLNAAIEAARAGEAGRGFAVVAQEVRALADRSRKATKQIQELVAKIQTGTAAAMAAVEEQQQEVNRGTATVESTREAIVQVLRSVEQLSLTVEGFGGRAAATAGEMDELVRAVEGATSLANQNSTTARELAEADWFSAAIREAGKQAGELAARAKAMECAQG; encoded by the coding sequence TTGTTCTGGCGCGCCTGGATCAGCAGCCTGATCACCGGGGCGGTCGTGGCTTCCTCCCTGTGGGCCCCCAGCCTCCCCGGCCGCCTTGCACTCTGGGGGGCCGGCCTCCTGGTCTCCGTGGCCGGCGGGCTCTGGGTGGGGTTCAGCCACCGGGCCTCGCTTTCCGCCGCCACTGCCGCAGGCGCTGAGGCCGCCGCGGCAGCGGCGGAGTCCGCAGCCGCCGCGGAAGCTCCGGGGGCGGCGGCAGCCGGGTCCGCACCTGCGGATGCGGACTCCGGCAAGTCCGCAGCGCGTACCGGGGCGCCGGCATGGCCGCCAGGGACGGCATCCGACGAGCCGGCGATCGCTGCGCTGGGCGAGCTCGCGGCGCAGGCCGTGCGGACCCAGGAGGCGGTGCAGGAGATCCAGCGCCTGACGGGCCGGGTCAACGACCTCCTGCGGCGGCTGTTCGAGGCCACCCACGCACAGCTCGAGGACCTGGGCCGCACGCAGGGCCTGGCCCGCCAGGTCGTCGCGGTCTTCGCCGAGATGACCGAGGCCGCGCGTGCGGCCGGGGAGGAGGCCACGCGGTACCGGCAGGCGGCCGAGGGCGTGCAGCAGGCGCTGGTGCGGATCGGCGAGGGAATGGCCGGCATCCGGGCCGCGGCAGACGCCTCGGCGCGGGTGATCCGCGAGCTCGACATGCAGTCGGGAGAGATCGGCTCCATCGTGAAGCTGATCCAGACCGTGGCGGACCAGACCAACCTCCTCTCGCTGAACGCCGCCATCGAGGCGGCCCGTGCGGGCGAGGCGGGGCGCGGCTTCGCCGTGGTGGCGCAGGAGGTGCGCGCACTCGCCGACCGCTCCCGGAAAGCCACGAAGCAGATCCAGGAGCTGGTGGCCAAGATCCAGACCGGTACCGCAGCGGCCATGGCCGCGGTCGAGGAGCAGCAGCAGGAGGTCAACCGGGGCACGGCGACGGTGGAGTCGACCCGTGAGGCGATCGTGCAGGTGCTGCGCTCGGTGGAGCAGCTCTCCCTCACGGTGGAGGGCTTCGGCGGGCGGGCGGCGGCCACGGCCGGCGAGATGGACGAGCTGGTGCGGGCCGTCGAGGGGGCCACCAGCCTGGCCAACCAGAACAGCACCACGGCGCGCGAGCTCGCCGAGGCCGACTGGTTCTCCGCGGCCATCCGGGAGGCCGGCAAGCAGGCCGGGGAGCTGGCGGCCCGGGCCAAGGCGATGGAATGCGCCCAGGGGTAG